A single Paenibacillus sp. FSL R5-0517 DNA region contains:
- the pepF gene encoding oligoendopeptidase F, protein MEKIRTRAEVDQETTWDLRDLFVTDVEWEQELRSLPEAAAQIETFKGRLGEGAEQLLACLDAREALQERIGKTASYARLKQSEDSTNPVNIENSAKAGDILSNLSSSLSFVNSEIVELPDGTVERYIQELPGLEPYARSLERLIREKAHRLTPETEKVLASLGEVLDSPYRIYLRGKLADMTFDDALDGEDNNRPLSWSFYENNYEMSSDTKLRRSAYAAFSSTLNDYKNTFAEGYATEVKKQVVLSRLRGYDDVTDMLLSPQQVSKEMYNNILDIIQQELAPHMRRLAALKKRELGLDKLMFCDLKAPLDPEFSPAITYDEACTLIQEALDVLGPEYGEIVECAFRDRWVDYADNAGKSTGAFCSSIYGSHSYILISWANNMRGAFTLAHEVGHAGHFMLAGRYQRLTNTRPSLYFIEAPSTMNEMLLADHLLKRSDNPRMRRWVILQLLNTYYHNFVTHLLEGELQRRVYALATNDEPITAKTLSQLKGDILSEFWGPDLVIDEGAKLTWMRQPHYYMGLYPYTYAAGLTASTAAAQQIREEGQPAVDRWLEALKAGGSLTPQELMKLAGVDMSGPEPIRSAVAYVGSLVDELERLYS, encoded by the coding sequence ATGGAAAAAATACGTACACGTGCTGAGGTAGATCAGGAAACCACATGGGATCTGAGAGATTTGTTTGTAACCGATGTAGAGTGGGAGCAGGAACTTCGATCACTTCCTGAGGCTGCTGCCCAGATCGAAACGTTCAAAGGACGTCTGGGCGAAGGCGCTGAACAATTGCTGGCTTGTCTGGATGCTCGTGAAGCTTTGCAGGAGCGAATCGGCAAGACGGCTTCTTATGCCCGCTTGAAGCAGTCAGAGGACAGCACCAATCCGGTGAACATAGAGAATTCAGCTAAAGCAGGAGATATCCTATCGAATCTGTCGTCATCCTTGTCTTTTGTTAATTCGGAGATCGTTGAACTTCCGGATGGAACTGTAGAGCGTTATATCCAAGAACTTCCGGGATTGGAGCCGTATGCGCGCAGTTTGGAGCGTTTGATTCGGGAAAAAGCACATCGGCTTACGCCAGAGACCGAGAAGGTACTCGCTTCACTCGGAGAGGTACTGGATTCGCCATACCGTATCTATCTGCGCGGTAAACTGGCAGACATGACGTTTGACGATGCTCTCGATGGAGAGGACAATAATCGTCCACTGTCCTGGTCTTTCTATGAAAATAATTATGAGATGTCGTCCGATACCAAGCTGCGCCGTTCTGCTTATGCTGCATTCAGCTCGACATTAAATGATTACAAAAATACGTTCGCAGAAGGTTATGCAACCGAAGTGAAGAAACAAGTTGTGTTATCCAGGCTGCGGGGTTATGACGATGTTACAGATATGCTTCTTAGCCCACAGCAAGTGAGCAAAGAGATGTACAATAATATTCTGGATATTATCCAGCAGGAACTCGCACCACATATGCGCAGACTGGCGGCTCTCAAGAAACGTGAGCTGGGTCTGGACAAGCTGATGTTCTGTGATCTGAAGGCCCCGCTTGATCCTGAATTTAGCCCTGCCATTACATATGATGAGGCGTGCACACTCATTCAAGAAGCGCTTGATGTGCTTGGGCCGGAGTATGGCGAGATCGTAGAGTGCGCATTTCGCGATCGCTGGGTGGATTACGCAGATAATGCAGGCAAATCCACAGGGGCATTTTGCTCTTCTATATATGGTTCGCACTCCTATATCTTAATTTCTTGGGCGAACAATATGCGCGGAGCATTTACACTTGCCCATGAAGTGGGACATGCAGGCCACTTCATGCTTGCGGGACGTTACCAACGGCTCACGAATACAAGACCATCGCTTTATTTCATTGAGGCACCATCGACCATGAATGAAATGCTGCTGGCAGATCATCTATTGAAGCGTTCCGATAATCCGAGAATGCGTCGTTGGGTCATTTTGCAACTGTTGAATACGTATTACCATAACTTCGTTACACATCTGCTGGAAGGTGAATTGCAGCGCAGGGTGTATGCACTCGCAACTAATGATGAGCCCATTACGGCGAAGACGTTAAGTCAGCTCAAAGGGGACATTCTCTCTGAATTCTGGGGACCTGATCTGGTGATTGATGAAGGAGCCAAGCTCACGTGGATGAGACAACCTCATTATTATATGGGTCTATATCCATATACCTATGCGGCAGGTTTGACCGCTTCCACAGCAGCAGCACAACAGATTAGGGAAGAAGGGCAGCCTGCGGTAGATCGCTGGCTCGAAGCACTCAAAGCCGGTGGAAGTCTCACTCCGCAGGAGTTAATGAAGCTTGCAGGTGTCGATATGTCCGGACCCGAGCCGATTCGCTCTGCAGTTGCTTATGTCGGCAGTCTGGTCGACGAACTTGAACGTCTGTATTCCTGA
- the hxlA gene encoding 3-hexulose-6-phosphate synthase, giving the protein MKLQLALDLVNIPEGIALVKEVEQYIDIVEIGTPIVINEGLHAVKAMKEAFPNLQVLADLKIMDAGGYEIMKAAEAGADLITVLGATNDSTIKGAVAEAKKQNKQVLVDMINVPNLEQRAREIDALGVDYICVHTGYDLQAEGQSPFEDLQTIKAAVKNAKTAVAGGIKLETLPEVIKAQPDLVIVGGGITGQADKAAVAAEMQRLVKQG; this is encoded by the coding sequence ATGAAATTGCAATTGGCACTCGACTTGGTAAATATTCCTGAAGGTATCGCACTGGTTAAAGAGGTTGAACAATATATTGATATCGTTGAGATTGGTACACCAATCGTTATTAATGAAGGTTTGCACGCGGTAAAAGCGATGAAAGAAGCATTCCCTAATCTGCAAGTTCTTGCAGACCTTAAAATCATGGACGCTGGTGGTTATGAAATCATGAAAGCTGCTGAGGCTGGTGCGGATCTGATCACTGTGCTTGGGGCAACCAATGACAGTACGATTAAAGGTGCAGTAGCAGAAGCGAAGAAACAAAACAAACAAGTTCTTGTAGACATGATCAACGTGCCTAACCTTGAACAACGTGCTCGTGAAATTGATGCGCTTGGCGTAGATTACATCTGTGTACACACAGGTTATGACCTGCAAGCTGAAGGACAAAGCCCGTTCGAAGATTTGCAAACGATCAAAGCTGCTGTGAAAAATGCAAAAACGGCTGTCGCTGGTGGAATCAAGCTGGAAACATTGCCAGAAGTAATCAAAGCACAACCGGATCTGGTTATTGTAGGCGGCGGTATCACAGGACAAGCAGACAAAGCGGCAGTTGCAGCTGAAATGCAACGTCTTGTTAAACAAGGGTAA
- a CDS encoding helix-turn-helix domain-containing protein — translation MAAEVKERINLKEINCEKELTLAVIGGKWKLIILWHLGLEGTKRFSELKRLIPHITQKMLTNQLRELEEDKLIERKVYAEVPPRVEYTLTDHGQSLMPVLHAMYNWGKNYGENVIWKES, via the coding sequence ATGGCAGCCGAAGTCAAGGAACGGATTAATCTGAAAGAAATCAACTGTGAGAAGGAATTGACCCTTGCGGTGATCGGTGGCAAATGGAAATTGATTATATTGTGGCATTTGGGTCTGGAAGGCACCAAACGTTTCAGTGAACTGAAACGCCTAATCCCTCATATTACCCAGAAGATGCTGACCAACCAGCTGCGTGAGCTGGAGGAAGATAAATTGATTGAGCGTAAGGTCTATGCAGAGGTTCCGCCTCGGGTGGAATATACGTTGACAGATCACGGTCAGAGCCTGATGCCTGTGCTGCACGCAATGTATAACTGGGGTAAAAATTACGGTGAAAATGTAATCTGGAAAGAAAGCTAA
- a CDS encoding DUF2500 domain-containing protein — translation MALTSVSSSMGRLSVDGFGVFDDMNGVPGFEGNQGGFFSGLNEFGAMGAFVSIFIGAVFLIVAGVIVYAIISGVRTWSSNNAAALLTLHSAVVAKRTEVSGGSGDSSATTRYYVTFEFDNGERIELIVGGNHYGMLAEHDRGMLTYQGTRFKHFERDVQPQSGVNKGQFYT, via the coding sequence ATGGCGTTAACGAGCGTGTCCTCATCGATGGGCCGATTAAGCGTGGACGGCTTTGGTGTGTTTGACGACATGAATGGAGTACCGGGGTTTGAAGGCAATCAGGGTGGTTTCTTTTCGGGATTGAATGAGTTTGGTGCCATGGGTGCGTTTGTTTCCATTTTTATTGGTGCCGTATTTCTTATTGTTGCGGGTGTGATTGTATATGCCATCATTTCAGGGGTACGCACGTGGTCCTCGAATAACGCTGCGGCCTTGTTAACCCTGCATTCAGCGGTGGTGGCGAAACGAACGGAAGTCTCAGGTGGTAGCGGGGATAGCAGTGCGACGACCCGATATTATGTTACATTTGAATTCGACAATGGCGAGCGCATTGAACTGATTGTTGGTGGAAACCATTATGGCATGTTGGCTGAACATGATCGAGGGATGCTGACGTATCAGGGGACACGATTCAAGCATTTTGAGAGAGATGTGCAGCCCCAGTCGGGCGTTAACAAAGGCCAATTTTATACGTGA
- the hxlB gene encoding 6-phospho-3-hexuloisomerase, which produces MSKTQYAADILKELERTLSQIDDAEMQAMAEHILAAEQIFVAGAGRSGLMGKAFAMRLMQMGLRVYVVGETVTPGISSKDFLLLCSGSGETGSLVAMAKKASQAGAPVGLITIKPESTIGQLATTVVRLPASAKEDTATSGAEVTIQPMGSLFEQGLLIGMDALILTMMEMKGMTGADMFGRHANLE; this is translated from the coding sequence ATGAGCAAAACACAATATGCAGCGGACATCTTGAAGGAGCTGGAACGCACGTTAAGCCAGATCGATGATGCAGAAATGCAAGCGATGGCTGAACATATTCTGGCTGCAGAACAGATTTTTGTAGCAGGAGCAGGCCGGTCAGGATTAATGGGAAAGGCTTTTGCCATGAGACTGATGCAGATGGGGCTTCGTGTATATGTGGTGGGCGAGACCGTTACACCCGGGATCAGCTCGAAGGACTTCCTCTTGCTGTGCTCTGGCTCAGGAGAGACAGGCAGTCTCGTAGCTATGGCTAAGAAGGCTAGTCAAGCAGGAGCACCTGTCGGCCTGATTACGATCAAGCCAGAGTCTACGATCGGTCAATTGGCAACTACGGTAGTGCGCCTTCCGGCTTCAGCCAAAGAGGACACAGCGACTTCTGGAGCGGAAGTAACCATCCAGCCAATGGGCTCGCTGTTTGAACAGGGACTGTTAATCGGCATGGATGCTCTTATCCTTACGATGATGGAAATGAAGGGTATGACCGGAGCGGATATGTTTGGCCGCCACGCCAACCTGGAATAG
- a CDS encoding rhamnulokinase family protein yields the protein MSVLAYDLGAGSGRALLGHLNDHGIETSEIHRFKNEPVKVGERMHWDILRLHHELLQGLTLVKQQGEKPESLGIDSWGVDFGLLGSNGELLGNPYHYRDTQFNGMMDQVRQELSSQRIFERTGIQFLSFNTLYQLATLQRSGSPLLHEAERFLMIPDLLRYFLTGEAVNEFTNATTTQLYNPSQGQWDGELLKHIRISEKLFGEAVMPGTRVGQLRSSICNDLGLSSIPVIAVAEHDTGSAVVAVPATERSFAYLSCGTWSLMGTEIDHPAISTESLALNFTNEGGAGGTFRLLKNIMGLWILQESMREWERQGQEISYSALLAKAEQAPPFASLFDPDDELFMPAGDMTTRIRQYCRDTGQVIPEDQGAIARAILESLALKYRRVLGWTEQLSGQSFNGLHMVGGGIQNRLLCQWTANSIGKPVWAGPAEGSAIGNMVVQWMASGAFKDIWEARNAIRDSFPVIAYEPQDGSIWEEAYGRFLRVTASSTSQAGSEM from the coding sequence GTGAGTGTTCTGGCTTATGATTTGGGGGCTGGTAGCGGGAGAGCGCTACTGGGGCATCTGAATGATCATGGGATCGAAACAAGTGAAATTCATCGGTTCAAGAATGAACCCGTGAAGGTTGGCGAGCGGATGCATTGGGATATTCTGCGATTGCATCATGAATTGTTGCAAGGGCTTACACTTGTGAAACAGCAGGGAGAAAAGCCGGAGAGCCTGGGGATCGATTCCTGGGGCGTTGATTTTGGTTTGCTTGGCAGTAATGGTGAGCTGCTGGGTAACCCGTATCATTACCGTGACACACAGTTTAACGGCATGATGGATCAGGTACGCCAAGAGTTGAGCTCTCAGCGAATCTTTGAACGTACAGGGATTCAGTTTCTTAGCTTTAATACCCTGTATCAGTTGGCAACCCTTCAACGTAGCGGTTCTCCGCTTCTTCATGAAGCAGAGCGGTTTCTTATGATTCCGGATTTGCTTCGATACTTTCTGACGGGAGAAGCCGTGAATGAGTTCACCAATGCTACGACAACACAATTGTATAATCCCTCACAGGGTCAATGGGACGGTGAGTTGCTGAAGCATATTCGCATTTCGGAGAAACTCTTCGGTGAAGCGGTGATGCCAGGCACCCGTGTTGGACAGTTGCGCAGCAGCATATGTAACGACCTTGGTCTTTCTTCTATCCCTGTGATCGCCGTTGCGGAGCATGATACGGGTTCAGCCGTTGTGGCTGTTCCTGCAACGGAACGTTCATTTGCTTACCTGAGCTGTGGAACCTGGTCCCTGATGGGTACCGAGATAGATCATCCTGCGATTAGTACCGAGAGTCTGGCATTGAACTTCACGAATGAAGGCGGGGCGGGCGGAACATTCCGTCTGCTCAAGAACATTATGGGTCTGTGGATTTTGCAGGAAAGCATGCGGGAGTGGGAGCGTCAGGGGCAGGAAATTAGCTACAGTGCGTTATTGGCAAAGGCGGAGCAGGCACCTCCATTTGCCAGTTTATTTGATCCGGATGATGAACTGTTCATGCCAGCAGGAGATATGACAACCCGAATACGCCAGTATTGCCGTGATACAGGACAAGTGATACCAGAGGATCAGGGAGCGATTGCCCGGGCAATTCTGGAGAGTCTTGCATTGAAGTATAGAAGAGTTCTGGGATGGACGGAACAATTATCGGGACAGTCGTTCAACGGATTGCATATGGTCGGTGGAGGTATCCAAAACCGCCTGTTATGTCAGTGGACTGCGAATTCCATTGGCAAGCCGGTATGGGCGGGTCCGGCAGAGGGAAGTGCTATCGGGAATATGGTTGTGCAATGGATGGCGAGCGGAGCGTTTAAGGATATCTGGGAAGCTCGGAATGCCATTCGTGATTCATTTCCTGTAATTGCGTATGAGCCGCAGGACGGATCAATCTGGGAAGAGGCTTACGGCAGATTTCTGCGTGTGACGGCTTCATCCACTTCACAAGCGGGGAGTGAGATGTAA